In Zingiber officinale cultivar Zhangliang chromosome 1A, Zo_v1.1, whole genome shotgun sequence, a genomic segment contains:
- the LOC122028495 gene encoding probable serine/threonine-protein kinase PBL11 isoform X1, protein MPNSLAMALSGLGDAANVAQLTGLDAVSLIRMIAKAASTARSHKKNCQKFAQKLKLIGNLLEQIRITELKKHPSTREPLELLEDALRRSYILVHSCHDCNYLYLLAMGWKIIKQFRTAQSEITEYLNLIPLITLVDIQRSREQTKSIKLEQCVNKSDEVDKKVQDALFNSGLLLATTDRLAIGNAFLRKFKFKELRSATMNFSDVNILGSGGYGIVYKGLIDDSSLKGESCGSLFLKKRASNASKITVAVKRRVDTFKHGSRQFEAELNYLGRLLHPNVVKLLGYCKEENSIVYEFIPKGSLKDHLFQRTRFQPLPWKLRVKIAVGVARGLAYLHTTHVIHRDIKAANILLDSDFNPKLSDFGLAMYGPTERESYLSQDVCGTYGYLAPEYLADGKMNEKVDVYGFGILLLELLSGKQAYEILTIKKSSKDECETSRHFSTQECGTSKEITEDLSTTKQQWSESVLKTASPNYEEVVDSCLLDYKTLTRLMEPELRGQYPLKAAVLAVQLAKSCVTWDPTSRPAMQQVIETLEQIQTIDNLPVNLGSEKNSDPCSSFYDVDFSVSSTVVHEPATFDADTELSFSSLK, encoded by the exons ATGCCTAATTCCTTG GCAATGGCGTTATCGGGGCTTGGGGATGCAGCTAATGTTGCACAGCTGACTGGCTTAGATGCTGTCAGCCTCATCCGCATGATAGCAAAGGCTGCCTCAACCGCGCGCAGCCACAAGAAAAATTGCCAGAAATTTGCACAGAAGCTGAAGTTGATTGGTAACCTATTGGAGCAGATCAGAATAACAGAGCTCAAGAAGCATCCTTCTACTAGAGAACCATTGGAGCTTTTGGAGGATGCACTGAGGAGGTCTTACATTCTTGTGCACAGTTGCCACGACTGCAATTATCTGTATCTGTTGGCCATGGGATGGAAAATTATTAAACAATTCAGGACTGCACAGTCTGAGATTACTGAATACTTGAACCTTATTCCACTCATAACTCTTGTGGATATCCAGAGAAGCCGA GAACAAACAAAAAGCATCAAGCTGGAACAATGTGTCAATAAATCGGATGAAGTAGACAAGAAGGTGCAAGATGCTTTATTTAATTCAG GACTTTTACTTGCAACAACAGATAGACTTGCCATCGGTAATGCATTTCTTCGGAAATTCAAGTTCAAGGAATTGAGGAGTGCCACTATGAATTTCAGTGATGTTAACATTCTTGGATCTGGAGGATATGGGATTGTCTATAAGGGTTTGATTGATGATagttccttgaaaggagagagtTGTGGATCTTTATTCCTTAAGAAAAGAGCAAGTAATGCGTCTAAGATTACTGTTGCTGTCAAGAGACGAGTTGATACCTTTAAACATGGATCACGGCAGTTTGAG GCCGAGTTAAACTATCTAGGGCGCTTGCTACACCCTAATGTTGTCAAACTGTTGGGCTATTGCAAGGAGGAAAATAGTATTGTTTATGAGTTCATTCCTAAAGGGAGCTTAAAAGATCACCTATTTCAGA GAACACGTTTCCAACCACTTCCTTGGAAGCTGAGAGTAAAGATAGCAGTTGGTGTCGCTCGAGGTCTCGCATACTTACACACAACTCATGTCATTCATAGGGATATTAAGGCTGCCAACATCCTTCTTGACTCT GACTTCAATCCAAAGCTATCAGATTTCGGGTTGGCTATGTATGGTCCGACTGAGAGGGAATCCTATCTCTCACAAGATGTATGTGGCACCTATGGATATCTTGCTCCTGAATATCTTGCCGACG GAAAAATGAACGAGAAGGTTGATGTGTATGGATTTGGAATCCTGTTGCTGGAATTGCTCTCCGGTAAGCAGGCGTATGAAATCCTCAcaatcaaaaagagctccaaagATGAATGTGAAACAAGTCGACATTTCTCAACACAAGAATGTGGAACAAGCAAAGAGATCACGGAAGATTTAAGCACAACTAAACAACAATGGTCTGAAAGTGTACTCAAAACAGCTTCGCCCAACTATGAAGAAGTTGTTGATTCATGTCTCTTAGATTATAAAACTCTGACTAGATTGATGGAGCCAGAACTCCGTGGACAATACCCATTAAAAGCAGCAGTTCTTGCAGTGCAGCTTGCCAAAAGCTGTGTTACCTGGGATCCTACTAGCCGACCTGCCATGCAACAAGTTATAGAGACGCTTGAGCAGATTCAAACTATCGACAACCTTCCAGTCAATTTGGGTTCTGAAAAAAATTCTGATCCTTGTTCTTCCTTTTACGATGTTGATTTTTCGGTTTCTAGCACAGTGGTGCATGAGCCAGCTACTTTTGATGCGGATACAGAGTTATCCTTCTCGTCGTTGAAATGA
- the LOC122028495 gene encoding probable serine/threonine-protein kinase PBL11 isoform X2, with protein MEAMALSGLGDAANVAQLTGLDAVSLIRMIAKAASTARSHKKNCQKFAQKLKLIGNLLEQIRITELKKHPSTREPLELLEDALRRSYILVHSCHDCNYLYLLAMGWKIIKQFRTAQSEITEYLNLIPLITLVDIQRSREQTKSIKLEQCVNKSDEVDKKVQDALFNSGLLLATTDRLAIGNAFLRKFKFKELRSATMNFSDVNILGSGGYGIVYKGLIDDSSLKGESCGSLFLKKRASNASKITVAVKRRVDTFKHGSRQFEAELNYLGRLLHPNVVKLLGYCKEENSIVYEFIPKGSLKDHLFQRTRFQPLPWKLRVKIAVGVARGLAYLHTTHVIHRDIKAANILLDSDFNPKLSDFGLAMYGPTERESYLSQDVCGTYGYLAPEYLADGKMNEKVDVYGFGILLLELLSGKQAYEILTIKKSSKDECETSRHFSTQECGTSKEITEDLSTTKQQWSESVLKTASPNYEEVVDSCLLDYKTLTRLMEPELRGQYPLKAAVLAVQLAKSCVTWDPTSRPAMQQVIETLEQIQTIDNLPVNLGSEKNSDPCSSFYDVDFSVSSTVVHEPATFDADTELSFSSLK; from the exons ATGGAG GCAATGGCGTTATCGGGGCTTGGGGATGCAGCTAATGTTGCACAGCTGACTGGCTTAGATGCTGTCAGCCTCATCCGCATGATAGCAAAGGCTGCCTCAACCGCGCGCAGCCACAAGAAAAATTGCCAGAAATTTGCACAGAAGCTGAAGTTGATTGGTAACCTATTGGAGCAGATCAGAATAACAGAGCTCAAGAAGCATCCTTCTACTAGAGAACCATTGGAGCTTTTGGAGGATGCACTGAGGAGGTCTTACATTCTTGTGCACAGTTGCCACGACTGCAATTATCTGTATCTGTTGGCCATGGGATGGAAAATTATTAAACAATTCAGGACTGCACAGTCTGAGATTACTGAATACTTGAACCTTATTCCACTCATAACTCTTGTGGATATCCAGAGAAGCCGA GAACAAACAAAAAGCATCAAGCTGGAACAATGTGTCAATAAATCGGATGAAGTAGACAAGAAGGTGCAAGATGCTTTATTTAATTCAG GACTTTTACTTGCAACAACAGATAGACTTGCCATCGGTAATGCATTTCTTCGGAAATTCAAGTTCAAGGAATTGAGGAGTGCCACTATGAATTTCAGTGATGTTAACATTCTTGGATCTGGAGGATATGGGATTGTCTATAAGGGTTTGATTGATGATagttccttgaaaggagagagtTGTGGATCTTTATTCCTTAAGAAAAGAGCAAGTAATGCGTCTAAGATTACTGTTGCTGTCAAGAGACGAGTTGATACCTTTAAACATGGATCACGGCAGTTTGAG GCCGAGTTAAACTATCTAGGGCGCTTGCTACACCCTAATGTTGTCAAACTGTTGGGCTATTGCAAGGAGGAAAATAGTATTGTTTATGAGTTCATTCCTAAAGGGAGCTTAAAAGATCACCTATTTCAGA GAACACGTTTCCAACCACTTCCTTGGAAGCTGAGAGTAAAGATAGCAGTTGGTGTCGCTCGAGGTCTCGCATACTTACACACAACTCATGTCATTCATAGGGATATTAAGGCTGCCAACATCCTTCTTGACTCT GACTTCAATCCAAAGCTATCAGATTTCGGGTTGGCTATGTATGGTCCGACTGAGAGGGAATCCTATCTCTCACAAGATGTATGTGGCACCTATGGATATCTTGCTCCTGAATATCTTGCCGACG GAAAAATGAACGAGAAGGTTGATGTGTATGGATTTGGAATCCTGTTGCTGGAATTGCTCTCCGGTAAGCAGGCGTATGAAATCCTCAcaatcaaaaagagctccaaagATGAATGTGAAACAAGTCGACATTTCTCAACACAAGAATGTGGAACAAGCAAAGAGATCACGGAAGATTTAAGCACAACTAAACAACAATGGTCTGAAAGTGTACTCAAAACAGCTTCGCCCAACTATGAAGAAGTTGTTGATTCATGTCTCTTAGATTATAAAACTCTGACTAGATTGATGGAGCCAGAACTCCGTGGACAATACCCATTAAAAGCAGCAGTTCTTGCAGTGCAGCTTGCCAAAAGCTGTGTTACCTGGGATCCTACTAGCCGACCTGCCATGCAACAAGTTATAGAGACGCTTGAGCAGATTCAAACTATCGACAACCTTCCAGTCAATTTGGGTTCTGAAAAAAATTCTGATCCTTGTTCTTCCTTTTACGATGTTGATTTTTCGGTTTCTAGCACAGTGGTGCATGAGCCAGCTACTTTTGATGCGGATACAGAGTTATCCTTCTCGTCGTTGAAATGA
- the LOC122028495 gene encoding probable serine/threonine-protein kinase PBL11 isoform X3, protein MALSGLGDAANVAQLTGLDAVSLIRMIAKAASTARSHKKNCQKFAQKLKLIGNLLEQIRITELKKHPSTREPLELLEDALRRSYILVHSCHDCNYLYLLAMGWKIIKQFRTAQSEITEYLNLIPLITLVDIQRSREQTKSIKLEQCVNKSDEVDKKVQDALFNSGLLLATTDRLAIGNAFLRKFKFKELRSATMNFSDVNILGSGGYGIVYKGLIDDSSLKGESCGSLFLKKRASNASKITVAVKRRVDTFKHGSRQFEAELNYLGRLLHPNVVKLLGYCKEENSIVYEFIPKGSLKDHLFQRTRFQPLPWKLRVKIAVGVARGLAYLHTTHVIHRDIKAANILLDSDFNPKLSDFGLAMYGPTERESYLSQDVCGTYGYLAPEYLADGKMNEKVDVYGFGILLLELLSGKQAYEILTIKKSSKDECETSRHFSTQECGTSKEITEDLSTTKQQWSESVLKTASPNYEEVVDSCLLDYKTLTRLMEPELRGQYPLKAAVLAVQLAKSCVTWDPTSRPAMQQVIETLEQIQTIDNLPVNLGSEKNSDPCSSFYDVDFSVSSTVVHEPATFDADTELSFSSLK, encoded by the exons ATGGCGTTATCGGGGCTTGGGGATGCAGCTAATGTTGCACAGCTGACTGGCTTAGATGCTGTCAGCCTCATCCGCATGATAGCAAAGGCTGCCTCAACCGCGCGCAGCCACAAGAAAAATTGCCAGAAATTTGCACAGAAGCTGAAGTTGATTGGTAACCTATTGGAGCAGATCAGAATAACAGAGCTCAAGAAGCATCCTTCTACTAGAGAACCATTGGAGCTTTTGGAGGATGCACTGAGGAGGTCTTACATTCTTGTGCACAGTTGCCACGACTGCAATTATCTGTATCTGTTGGCCATGGGATGGAAAATTATTAAACAATTCAGGACTGCACAGTCTGAGATTACTGAATACTTGAACCTTATTCCACTCATAACTCTTGTGGATATCCAGAGAAGCCGA GAACAAACAAAAAGCATCAAGCTGGAACAATGTGTCAATAAATCGGATGAAGTAGACAAGAAGGTGCAAGATGCTTTATTTAATTCAG GACTTTTACTTGCAACAACAGATAGACTTGCCATCGGTAATGCATTTCTTCGGAAATTCAAGTTCAAGGAATTGAGGAGTGCCACTATGAATTTCAGTGATGTTAACATTCTTGGATCTGGAGGATATGGGATTGTCTATAAGGGTTTGATTGATGATagttccttgaaaggagagagtTGTGGATCTTTATTCCTTAAGAAAAGAGCAAGTAATGCGTCTAAGATTACTGTTGCTGTCAAGAGACGAGTTGATACCTTTAAACATGGATCACGGCAGTTTGAG GCCGAGTTAAACTATCTAGGGCGCTTGCTACACCCTAATGTTGTCAAACTGTTGGGCTATTGCAAGGAGGAAAATAGTATTGTTTATGAGTTCATTCCTAAAGGGAGCTTAAAAGATCACCTATTTCAGA GAACACGTTTCCAACCACTTCCTTGGAAGCTGAGAGTAAAGATAGCAGTTGGTGTCGCTCGAGGTCTCGCATACTTACACACAACTCATGTCATTCATAGGGATATTAAGGCTGCCAACATCCTTCTTGACTCT GACTTCAATCCAAAGCTATCAGATTTCGGGTTGGCTATGTATGGTCCGACTGAGAGGGAATCCTATCTCTCACAAGATGTATGTGGCACCTATGGATATCTTGCTCCTGAATATCTTGCCGACG GAAAAATGAACGAGAAGGTTGATGTGTATGGATTTGGAATCCTGTTGCTGGAATTGCTCTCCGGTAAGCAGGCGTATGAAATCCTCAcaatcaaaaagagctccaaagATGAATGTGAAACAAGTCGACATTTCTCAACACAAGAATGTGGAACAAGCAAAGAGATCACGGAAGATTTAAGCACAACTAAACAACAATGGTCTGAAAGTGTACTCAAAACAGCTTCGCCCAACTATGAAGAAGTTGTTGATTCATGTCTCTTAGATTATAAAACTCTGACTAGATTGATGGAGCCAGAACTCCGTGGACAATACCCATTAAAAGCAGCAGTTCTTGCAGTGCAGCTTGCCAAAAGCTGTGTTACCTGGGATCCTACTAGCCGACCTGCCATGCAACAAGTTATAGAGACGCTTGAGCAGATTCAAACTATCGACAACCTTCCAGTCAATTTGGGTTCTGAAAAAAATTCTGATCCTTGTTCTTCCTTTTACGATGTTGATTTTTCGGTTTCTAGCACAGTGGTGCATGAGCCAGCTACTTTTGATGCGGATACAGAGTTATCCTTCTCGTCGTTGAAATGA